The following proteins are co-located in the Eriocheir sinensis breed Jianghai 21 chromosome 34, ASM2467909v1, whole genome shotgun sequence genome:
- the LOC127007198 gene encoding putative nuclease HARBI1 codes for MAAPQQQDPQPRNILRRRDVLNELSDDELIQRYRLDREGILFVTNLVREALSSDTRRRSPLTPEMKVILTLRYLATGNMRMCSSDGLGPSQPSISRAITQTIEALVNINIIKRFISFPTTQDVTEANKADFMNIANFPGVIGVVDGTHIRIVAPKEEEDVFVNREGYHTLISPLCNPPLPGLWKCSDNIKFFSGMCVGQPIPIKMSGH; via the exons ATGGCAGCACCACAACAACAAGATCCCCAGCCCAGGAATATTTTACGAAGAAGGGACGTGCTGAACGAGCTTAGTGATGATGAGCTCATCCAGAGATACCGTCTCGACAGGGAGGGTATACTGTTCGTCACCAATCTTGTGCGGGAAGCCTTGTCGAGTGACACAAGGAGGAGAAGCCCGCTCACCCCGGAGATGAAGGTGATCCTGACCCTGCGGTATCTTGCCACGGGGAACATGCGAATGTGCAGCAGCGACGGCCTCGGCCCCTCACAACCCAGCATCAGCAGGGCCATCACCCAGACCATTGAGGCCCTTGtgaacatcaacatcatcaagcGGTTCATCAGTTTCCCCACCACCCAAGACGTTACCGAGGCGAACAAGGCAGACTTCATGAACATTGCTAATTTTCCCGGGGttattggtgtcgttgatgggacACACATAAGAATTGTggcaccaaaggaggaggaagacgtgttcGTCAACCGCGAGGGATATCACA CCCTAATTTCTCCTCTGTGTAACCCACCTCTGCCGGGTTTGTGGAAGTGTAGTGACAACATCAAATTTTTCAGTGGTATGTGTGTTGGCCAGCCCATCCCCATCAAGATGTCTGGCCATTAG
- the LOC127007109 gene encoding uncharacterized protein LOC127007109, whose amino-acid sequence MGGKARWRKLQRVVGCLPQGPHAAMDKHKQRRERAKTRDAKRWRLGDDVEEEEDANTILIGKPKERKKEEKGKEEERREGEEEDTNIIQIGKAKERKKEEERKEEERREEDSDTIQIGETKERKKEEEMTEEERREVTVVVAIPIRERKERKKEEMREKERGKEEEELDVVPIGKTRERRKKEERKETEDLDNGTSEETKMEEERKENEKIESVPIKKIKERRKEEEREEVVESYNIKIESSKENKKEEERMEVKEGAKGKRKEEKEEKERKEVKETDTTTIETSKDIKKDERKDRKEQRTKKKDKTEGEEKKKMEDSTTKTRRAKNGEGEEKRKEHEADSINAGKAKKMKTGKETENEETADTKLKGKPKEKQEDERWKKQEESIKQENREENEGEDNLRYQEEEDSDVIPGEGTVKRGKEEEKQKAWVRKSKRDENHEEPHKHQEERETEEKEEEEKEMKHEKEEVVQKFEKMKEGKEEEVEEEAEEVYSSERERLFIEQEAVSEVVENRAGVWTPSLTGWVFRPYGDTTLEEELRKAQEEEDGDEKTKGRHDNGQRAAKFFLSDDESDSDTAIFVDVSQPALMEDQNLQLSVAPCSSSLAHREAQPDEMLGTPLESPLRPTEETTQEDEDVELVLGDAIEEDYASETVDPLATVSTMEAVMTECPRYGSPQLDYPFQFYHAEALPRVISVDPPTESAKMKYINPQPLSLDKADESITKESKKSRTSHEESVRESMVTMEAEEENATKHKVYLEVEPELFSSPSAFMPREEAPPAMNCDIGPEDLPWSDPEELQEAKDARYICDSEAETRFFSLYPEYYPNEREKNQNAGNDAITYGNPKFPCFSGSCDSEEAADEEVYMAAQEGGVKDGVKRHKGKFPKIHHRLAPQRKTKHEAQNVTGVKEDHTESEMGQSYSTSLPCDASGSSSEPLVFDSSTSHLLQSESEPHPPKDLFSPVHQVESTETQFLEEDQDGAEAGQDALELEGRMQVEQGKQTLVRKARQWIKGVAKMGGTRREDHFHGKQTILEATEGTCRKEVDAGLLRDTATAEATPDSVQAALSGRELRVHYTPERGHKVCFSAAERVKEIESGEDSRVGQVNRGFCSPCSPHASLKEDSRDRSHPEYLPGDVVSVEDSRQDPALDKDTKQCITPSENPAQHEEDDDKNSQQSEPVEDSKKHSATDEMTFYNERKKDYEVDNDSSPYTKTTYSKDSQKPSQLSVPLAECTNHTPLGEDIMYNFAPAQGVRDHPTAVQNLEGYSGRDSGKDMHSTPTTKHVSFSFPDGPAFSTHPRLETAQDRYPKDAEHQETQPKPAGSASFYEGSNLYYTPESEFISPYSPVEGLKIFCQSGETVQAHYKPEKDSRTHETLGKESMTNMPASDFHADYSPENEDFEHHKPSVHPTCESTATHYTIIEEYIVSYSPAREQYINPSTEGERMKCMATNEEKPHQDEPTEEHQRASAGPQEDEKRHPTSEEKRESHSTPPAPQTNHSTFEGDKTISSTPREEQRDFPTPEETRNSRSTAADERTPFTLQDDPKELPSLAPKQQFNPIFVNESSANEELMYPRPAEETYTLSEAQKSNTTYENPPDSDNYLPAHEWRLPHTPVDLYCDNSAGDTKKENTPDQNTSDSSHYAPVEEVQTQSTPEADRRIAHSPEGHLGACHTSTDDLGAHSTPSKSDEENNDKEEKETRGGKAETGMRMDDEGNSLNRKERKNSRNRRRRKESEREGKEDNEREEIRESERRERSDSRGKERQRSGRDERDDKCRERRDTGKEERRDGETEREVGSHMQGRRNSDRKERKDSDRDEGYDESKSSEGRKREEGNGNKDGIRGDGEERKEGERRGRRPSDYERNREDNLERKRGSEMERRHSDYQGGRNDQGEKVGMKGKGGEEKRDKEEENESGGETEKEWRKREGKTEEEHEEGRDNGMKGRNKETEEKRSMEMEKEGERERKEPEERKEEIEEKRNREMEKERERERKEPEGRKEEIEERRNREVEEERERERKEPEGRKEEIEERRNREVEEERERERKEPEGRKEEIEERRNREVEEEREWEQKVPEKKEMEESKKEETTECLEDKQTLEMTSSTLASCHEGAEGSEAQDIHSSLLGAPSTSSNPSTANPNPFNMSAAKEDVPRATEREYSLESTTPETCAPEAKLMGSAEERVMQESTEKEREFQTSSPQDKQMESTEERVTEETTKKKREFKPRQKQGRNKQQPTSPTAVDNPGNAAADGNHPQDGKMEGKSGSRRRRNRRNKGTNQREQGTSSPAPSDTRESWTASKAKGTATPWSVEDHVEGQSHNPRELHLSQQQQELTSPRQSLDSYGSSAKLTVTQKDDATADTRACKMWEKNPTNPKKQQERYGKFPDTQGCARESSPRISRLSEEQKAAGAGEYAVLESFGAPSGKEVQEVERKGRKEKEKGSGRIEEEREVTVHGGFQKGGVAKQAKNWSPKIERKDRKGNRREKKEKTSEKSEETVKEREFKSPREGFGGVAQRGGSGAPKRRPPLLETPPMEPYSYMTQKGRVKAGGYASSGSLLGSEPLPGPPRATAKLRYPEALLQPLSPPPSPPPHKSLETKSNEKTRVTLHEEESNKESSIHPDPSLIVRKTSQPTMYTIPEAAPAKPPENTESELASGRPQCPPKPLHLKDTLGRPFSDPQNRSWPAYQDNQLSDSPSSPSFPHPSPHADQLTSPPRPLTPVPSVDNEFLKEHQKSLPRRAAPLLPTPQQQQQETQQQQQQQQQQQQQQQQQQQQSVDPHRDTPNPKPPLKPKPSLSELDPLQKTTRDRDPTLEKSKVSGNEEARPISSAGKVSVAQRMKFPGAPPAALEAHPDSSRRTQASHKPEMLEARSTPAGKHPAATGEGSTAAPSLPRKTAGASSHSPSYTALGSSPHTERSEPSSLRTSEGQVQKPYSSPRQQRSNMDKASAPELPKDAKPGGRYADVANKGQQKGGHQEPQTSPPVGGDQGTSSASASEEQTQKGQSSDPPKEGTVPGPREAAKGMKKKKRR is encoded by the exons ATGGGCGGCAAGGCACGATGGAGAAAGCTGCAGCGTGTGGTCGGGTGCCTGCCGCAGGGCCCCCACGCTGCCATGGACAAGCAcaagcagaggagggagagagcaaaGACAAGGGACGCCAAGAGGTGGAGGCTGGGCGACgacgtagaggaagaggaggatgcaaaCACTATACTGATCGGGAagccaaaggaaaggaagaaggaggaaaaggggaaggaagaagagagaagggagggggaggaggaggatacaaacATTATACAGAtcgggaaggcaaaggaaaggaagaaggaggaagagaggaaggaagaagagagaagggaggaggattcAGACACTATACAGATCggggagacaaaggaaaggaagaaggaggaagagatgacggaagaggagaggagggaggtaacggTAGTAGTTGCCATACCGatcagggagagaaaagagaggaagaaggaggaaatgagggagaaggaaagggggaaggaggaagaggaactagaTGTCGTACCAATcgggaaaacaagagagaggaggaagaaggaagagagaaaggaaactgaggaTTTGGATAACGGAACCTCAGAAGAAactaaaatggaagaagaaaggaaggaaaatgagaaaatagaatCTGTACCGatcaagaaaatcaaagaaaggagaaaggaagaagagagagaggaagtggtggAATCATATAACATAAAAATCGAATCttcaaaggaaaataagaaggaagaagaaaggatggaagtaaaggaaggagcaaagggaaagagaaaggaagagaaggaggaaaaagagaggaaggaagtgaaggaaacagATACCACAACGATCGAAACCTCAAAGGATATtaaaaaggatgagaggaaggatcgGAAGGAACAAAGGactaagaaaaaggataaaacggagggtgaagagaagaagaagatggaggactCAACCACAAAGACGAGAAGAGCaaagaatggggagggagaagagaagagaaaggagcatGAAGCAGACTCGATAAATGCagggaaagcaaagaaaatgaagacaggaaaggaaaccGAGAATGAAGAAACGGCAGACACAAAGCTAAAGGGGAAAccaaaggaaaaacaggaagacgaAAGGTGGAAGAAGCAAGAGGAGTCAATAAAgcaggaaaacagagaagaaaacgagGGGGAAGATAATTTAAggtatcaggaggaggaagattcagaTGTTATACCTGGCGAAGGAACggtgaaaaggggaaaggaagaagagaagcagaaagcaTGGGTGAGGAAAAGCAAGAGGGATGAAAACCACGAAGAGCCACACAAACaccaggaggaaagagaaacagaggaaaaggaggaggaggaaaaagaaatgaagcacgaaaaggaggaggtggtgcagAAGTtcgagaagatgaaggaagggaaagaggaggaggtggaagaagaggcagaggaagtatATTCAAGCGAGAGGGAAAGATTATTCATAGAGCAGGAGGCCGTCAGTGAAGTCGTGGAGAACCGGGCTGGGGTGTGGACGCCATCCCTGACCGGCTGGGTGTTTCGGCCCTACGGCGACACCACTCTGGAGGAGGAACTGAGGAaggcacaagaggaggaagatggagacgaaaaaacgaaaggaagacatGATAACGGCCAGCGGGCAGCCAAGTTCTTCCTTTCAGATGACGAGAGCGACAGCGACACAGCCATCTTCGTCGACGTCTCCCAGCCGGCCCTCATGGAGGATCAGAACCTCCAACTTTCTGTGGCGCCGTGCTCTTCGTCCCTGGCCCACCGCGAGGCACAGCCGGACGAGATGCTTGGGACGCCCTTAGAATCACCTCTTCGGCCAACGGAGGAAACCACTCAAGAAGACGAGGACGTGGAGTTGGTGTTGGGAGATGCGATCGAGGAAGATTACGCCTCCGAGACCGTGGATCCACTGGCAACTGTTAGCACTATGGAGGCTGTCATGACCGAGTGCCCACGCTACGGTTCTCCTCAGCTCGATTATCCATTTCAGTTTTATCATGCCGAGGCTCTACCTCGTGTTATTAGTGTGGATCCTCCCACCGAGTCAGCCAAGATGAAGTATATCAACCCTCAGCCCCTTAGCTTGGACAAGGCGGACGAGAGTATCACTAAGGAATCAAAGAAGAGTAGAACAAGCCATGAAGAAAGCGTCAGGGAGAGCATGGTGACaatggaggcggaagaagagaatGCCACAAAACACAAAGTCTACCTTGAAGTAGAACCAGAATTGTTTTCCTCGCCCAGCGCCTTCATGCCCAGGGAGGAGGCACCCCCGGCCATGAACTGTGACATAGGCCCAGAGGACCTTCCGTGGTCAGACCCAGAAGAACTCCAGGAAgctaaagatgcaagatacatcTGCGACAGTGAGGCCGAGACTCGATTTTTCAGTCTGTACCCCGAGTACTATCCCAACGAACGGGAGAAGAATCAGAACGCAGGAAATGACGCCATTACTTACGGTAATCCAAAATTTCCTTGTTTCAGCGGTTCCTGTGACTCAGAGGAAGCTGCTGATGAGGAAGTGTACATGGCCGCTCAAGAGGGCGGCGTCAAGGACGGAGTGAAGCGTCATAAAGGGAAATTCCCAAAAATTCATCACAGACTTGCACCGCAACGGAAGACGAAGCATGAGGCTCAAAATGTTACCGGAGTTAAGGAAGACCACACGGAGAGCGAGATGGGTCAATCATACAGCACCAGCCTCCCTTGTGACGCCTCAGGGAGTAGCTCGGAGCCTCTAGTCTTTGACTCTTCCACTTCCCATCTTCTGCAATCCGAGTCAGAACCACACCCTCCCAAAGACCTCTTCAGCCCCGTCCATCAAGTAGAATCAACTGAAACCCAATTCTTGGAAGAAGACCAGGACGGGGCGGAGGCGGGGCAAGACGCCCTGGAGCTGGAGGGCAGAATGCAAGTGGAGCAAGGCAAGCAGACGCTGGTGAGGAAGGCACGCCAGTGGATCAAGGGCGTTGCCAAAATGGGCGGCACCAGGCGAGAGGACCACTTTCATGGGAAGCAGACCATACTGGAGGCCACTGAAGGCACTTGCAGGAAGGAAGTGGACGCTGGGTTACTCCGGGACACCGCCACTGCAGAGGCTACACCTGACTCCGTTCAGGCGGCTCTTTCTGGAAGGGAGCTGAGGGTTCACTACACACCTGAAAGGGGCCACAAAGTTTGTTTTTCAGCTGCTGAGCGTGTGAAGGAAATCGAGTCAGGCGAAGACTCGAGGGTTGGTCAAGTAAACCGTGGGTTCTGCAGTCCCTGCAGTCCCCACGCCTCGCTCAAGGAAGACTCCAGGGATCGCTCTCACCCTGAATACCTCCCGGGTGATGTTGTCTCCGTCGAGGATTCCAGACAAGATCCAGCCCTAGATAAGGATACGAAGCAATGCATTACTCCGTCAGAAAATCCCGCGCAGCACGAGGAGGACGATGACAAGAACAGTCAGCAGTCCGAGCCCGTTGAGGATTCAAAGAAACATTCTGCAACAGATGAGATGACGTTctataatgaaaggaagaaagattatgAGGTTGATAATGATTCATCACCTTACACGAAAACGACGTATAGCAAGGACAGCCAAAAGCCAAGTCAACTCTCTGTACCCTTGGCAGAGTGTACAAATCACACCCCGCTCGGTGAGGACATTATGTACAACTTTGCGCCTGCCCAAGGTGTGAGAGACCACCCCACAGCCGTTCAGAACTTGGAGGGTTATTCAGGACGTGATAGCGGCAAGGATATGCATTCCACACCCACTACAAAGCATGTTAGTTTCTCTTTCCCCGACGGTCCGGCATTTTCTACTCACCCTCGGCTTGAAACCGCTCAGGACCGCTACCCAAAAGATGCTGAACACCAGGAAACTCAACCCAAGCCTGCAGGATCAGCGAGCTTTTATGAGGGCTCAAACCTGTACTACACACCGGAGTCAGAATTCATCTCGCCATACTCACCCGTCGAAGGACTTAAAATTTTCTGCCAGTCCGGTGAGACAGTCCAGGCTCACTACAAGCCTGAGAAGGACTCCCGGACTCACGAGACGCTTGGGAAGGAGAGTATGACTAATATGCCTGCTAGTGATTTTCATGCAGATTACTCACCAGAAAATGAGGACTTTGAGCATCACAAACCATCAGTTCACCCCACGTGTGAGTCAACGGCGACTCACTATACCATCATTGAAGAATATATCGTTAGCTACAGCCCTGCAAGAGAACAGTACATTAATCCATcaacggagggagagaggatgaagtgCATGGCCACCAATGAAGAAAAGCCACACCAGGACGAACCCACCGAGGAACATCAAAGGGCTTCTGCAGGACCTCAAGAAGACGAAAAGAGGCATCCCACgtctgaggaaaagagagaaagtcactccacacctccagcaccacagacaaatcacagcacaTTTGAAGGAGACAAAACTATTTCATCAACACCCAGAGAAGAGCAGAGAGACTTTCCTACACCTGAAGAGACCCGTAACAGTAGATCCACCGCTGCAGATGAACGTACACCTTTCACACTCCAAGATGACCCAAAGGAACTGCCCTCACTGGCCCCAAAACAACAATTCAACCCAATATTTGTAAACGAATCAAGTGCAAACGAAGAACTGATGTATCCCAGACCTGCTGAGGAGACTTATACGCTCTCTGAGGCACAGAAGTCTAATACTACATACGAAAACCCTCCTGATTCTGATAACTATTTACCTGCACATGAATGGAGGTTACCTCATACACCTGTTGACCTGTACTGCGACAACTCTGCTGGGGatacgaagaaagaaaacacacctGATCAAAACACATCTGACTCGTCTCATTATGCACCTGTAGAAGAAGTCCAGACCCAGTCCACACCTGAAGCGGACCGAAGGATTGCTCATAGTCCTGAGGGTCACCTGGGGGCTTGCCACACAAGTACAGATGACCTTGGCGCTCATTCCACGCCTTCCAAGAGTGACGAAGAGAACAacgataaggaggaaaaagagacgaGGGGAGGAAAAGCTGAAACAGGAATGAGAATGGACGATGAAGGAAACAGTCtgaataggaaagagaggaaaaacagtcgtaacagaaggaggagaaaggaaagcgaaagagagggaaaggaggacaatgagagggaggaaatccgagagagtgagaggagggaaagaagtgacagcagaggaaaagaaagacagagaagtgGAAGAGACGAAAGGGATGACAAatgcagggagaggagagacactggtaaggaggagaggagagacggtgagacagagagagaggttggCAGTCACatgcaaggaaggaggaacagtgatagaaaggagagaaaagacagtGACAGAGACGAAGGATATGATGAAAGCAAGAGCAGTGagggaagaaaacgggaggaaggaAACGGGAACAAGGATGGAAtaagaggagatggggaggaaaggaaagaaggagaaagacgagggagGAGGCCTAGCGATTatgagaggaatagagaggataacttggagagaaaaagaggaagcgagATGGAGAGAAGACACAGTGACTATCAGGGAGGAAGAAACGATcaaggagagaaagtaggaatgaagggcaagggaggagaggagaaaagggacaaagaggaagagaacgaaagtggaggagagactgagaaggaatggaggaagagggaagggaagactgaggaggagcatgaggaaggaagggacaatggtatgaagggaaggaataaagagaccgaggaaaaaagaagcatggagatggagaaagaaggggaaagggagagaaaggaaccggaggaaaggaaggaagagatcgaagaaaagagaaacagggagatggaaaaagaaagggaaagggagagaaaggaaccggagggaaggaaggaagagatcgaggaaaggagaaacagggaggtagaggaagaaagggaaagggagagaaaggaaccggagggaaggaaggaagagatcgaggaaagaagaaacagggaggtagaggaagaaagggaaagggagagaaaggaaccggagggaaggaaggaagagatcgaggaaaggagaaacagggaggtagaggaagaaagggagtgggagCAAAAGGTaccagaaaagaaagagatggaggaaagtaagaaagaagagacgaCAGAATGCTtagaagacaaacaaacactggAAATGACGTCGTCCACTCTCGCCTCGTGTCATGAGGGTGCAGAAGGAAGCGAAGCCCAAGACATACACTCCTCCCTTCTGGGCGCTCCCTCAACCAGCAGCAACCCAAGCACTGCAAACCCCAACCCTTTTAACATGTCAGCCGCCAAGGAGGATGTCCCTAGAGCCACAGAGCGTGAATACTCCTTGGAATCAACCACTCCTGAGACTTGCGCCCCAGAAGCCAAGCTGATGGGAAGTGCCGAGGAAAGAGTGATGCAAGAAAGtacggaaaaggagagagaatttCAGACTTCCTCCCCACAAGACAAGCAGATGGAGAGTACCGAGGAAAGGGTGACAGAAGAAAccacgaaaaagaagagggagtttAAGCCTCGTCAGAAGCAGGGAAGAAACAAACAGCAGCCCACGAGCCCCACCGCCGTTGACAACCCTGGAAACGCAGCGGCGGACGGTAACCACCCACAAgacggaaagatggaagggaagagcggGAGCAGACGGAGGCGGAACCGACGAAACAAAGGGACAAATCAGAGGGAACAAGGGACTTCTTCTCCAGCCCCGTCAGACACAAGGGAATCATGGACAGCCTCAAAAGCTAAAGGAACAGCAACCCCCTGGAGTGTGGAGGACCATGTGGAGGGACAAAGCCACAACCCTAGAGAACTGCATCTCtcacaacaacagcaagaactcACTTCCCCGCGGCAAAGTCTGGACAGCTACGGCTCCTCTGCCAAGCTGACCGTCACACAGAAGGATGATGCCACAGCCGACACAAGGGCATGCAAAATGTGGGAAAAAAATCCGACCAACCCGAAAAAGCAGCAAGAAAGATACGGCAAATTCCCAGACACTCAGGGATGTGCACGAGAAAGTAGTCCTCGAATTTCTAGACTTTCTGAGGAGCAAAAAGCTGCCGGGGCCGGAGAGTATGCAGTGTTGGAGTCTTTCGGCGCACCAAGTGGCAAGGAAGTTCAGGAGgtcgagagaaaaggaagaaaagagaaagaaaagggatcaGGAAGAatcgaagaagaaagagaagtgacaGTTCATGGAGGATTCCAAAAAGGAGGGGTGGCAAAACAGGCAAAGAACTGGAGCCCCAAGATCGAAAGGAAAGATCgtaaaggaaataggagagaaaagaaagaaaagacgtcAGAAAAATCGGAAGAGACTGTGAAAGAGAGGGAATTCAAATCGCCGAGAGAGGGATTTGGCGGAGTAgcacagagaggaggaagtggtgccCCCAAGCGACGCCCTCCCCTCCTGGAAACCCCGCCGATGGAACCTTATAGTTACATGACACAGAAAGGTAGAGTAAAGGCGGGTGGATATGCCTCGTCTGGATCACTACTGGGATCGGAGCCGCTGCCTGGACCTCCTCGCGCCACTGCGAAGCTACGGTACCCTGAGGCACTCCTGCAGCCCCTGTCTCCCCCGCCATCTCCCCCGCCACACAAATCCCTTGAAACAAAATCCAACGAGAAGACAAGAGTTACCTTACATGAAGAGGAAAGCAACAAGGAGAGTTCCATACATCCAGATCCTTCGCTAATAGTCAGAAAGACATCACAGCCCACCATGTACACAATACCAGAAGCGGCACCAGCTAAGCCTCCGGAGAATACCGAGTCCGAGTTGGCCTCAGGTCGGCCACAGTGCCCGCCAAAGCCACTCCATCTGAAGGACACGTTAGGACGTCCTTTCTCTGACCCGCAAAACCGTTCGTGGCCTGCGTATCAAGACAATCAACTGTCTGACTCCCCCTCCAGCCCCAGTTTTCCGCACCCCTCGCCTCACGCCGACCAATTAACTTCACCCCCACGACCCTTGACTCCAGTGCCTTCAGTAGACAATGAGTTTTTAAAGGAACATCAAAAATCACTCCCTCGCCGTGCTGCTCCTCTCCTCCCGAcaccacaacagcaacaacaagaaacacaacaacaacaacaacaacaacaacaacaacaacaacaacaacaacaacaacaacaacaatcagtgGACCCCCATAGAGATACACCGAATCCAAAGCCACCTCTGAAGCCGAAGCCAAGTCTTTCAGAACTTGACCCACTGCAGAAAACAACACGGGACAGGGACCCAACACTGGAAAAATCGAAGGTTTCGGGGAACGAGGAGGCCAGGCCAATCAGCTCAGCAGGCAAAGTCAGTGTGGCTCAGAGGATGAAGTTCCCTGGAGCACCACCTGCGGCTTTAGAGGCTCACCCAGATTCGAGTAGGAGGACCCAAGCGTCCCACAAACCAGAAATGTTAGAAGCAAG GTCGACACCGGCAGGCAAACACCCAGCAGCAACAGGTGAAGGGAGCACCGCCGCACCTTCCCTGCCACGCAAGACAGCTGGGGCGTCTTCACATTCGCCTTCGTACACGGCTCTTGGCTCTTCACCTCACACTGAGAGGTCAGAGCCTAGTTCTCTTCGAACCTCTGAGGGGCAAGTTCAGAAACCATATTCGTCTCCACGACAGCAACGTTCAAATATGGATAAAGCCTCTGCACCAGAACTTCCCAAGGATGCCAAGCCAGGAGGCAGATATGCTGATGTGGCAAACAAAGGTCAACAAAAAGGAGGACATCAAGAGCCACAGACAAGCCCACCCGTAGGGGGGGACCAAGGCACCAGCTCTGCCAGCGCCTCCGAGGAGCAGACGCAGAAGGGGCAGAGCAGCGATCCACCAAAAGAGGGAACGGTGCCCGGCCCTCGTGAGGCTGCcaaggggatgaaaaagaagaagagacgctAA